One Tomitella gaofuii DNA segment encodes these proteins:
- a CDS encoding vWA domain-containing protein encodes MSNPRPPRSRPPSGPLAPHGIPGHLVGFIGALRGKGIAVGTSETVDAGRVLAVLDPLDREAVREGLASALLRRPVHRDTFDVLFDLWFPSGIGARRGAGDGHGGEGDNADGAPTELPVDEDGNLDRQALEELLADLLADESEEGRERMDRLVADIVDRLGRYDGYSGESFSAYQAMRGLSGDNILRRMLDGMLGPSQDESGHRQVHRNEVALRTALERMDRLRRMVQGETRRRSAERLGRDRVAQYGVPQLAEQVDFLRASDADLQSLRKTMVPLARALATRLAARRRRSRRGEIDVRRTLRKSMSTGGVPIDLVLRKPRPARPELVVLCDVSGSVAGFSHFTLQLVHTLREQFSRVRVFAFIDTTDEVSGFFEAGSDLGVAMSRMVREARLITYDGHSDYGNALGGFAEEYAHALTDKSSLLILGDARNNYRDPNLAALQRMRQAARQTHWLNPEPAGQWGTGDSVATAYGTVVPMYECRTAEQLTGVISRLLPI; translated from the coding sequence ATGTCGAACCCCCGCCCCCCGCGGTCCCGGCCGCCGTCCGGACCGCTTGCCCCGCACGGCATCCCGGGGCATCTTGTGGGATTCATCGGCGCGCTGCGCGGCAAGGGCATCGCGGTGGGCACGTCGGAGACGGTGGACGCCGGGCGGGTGCTCGCCGTGCTCGACCCGCTGGACCGCGAGGCGGTGCGCGAGGGGCTGGCCAGCGCGCTGCTGCGCCGGCCGGTGCACCGCGACACCTTCGACGTGCTGTTCGACCTATGGTTTCCGTCGGGGATCGGTGCGCGGCGCGGAGCGGGCGACGGCCACGGGGGTGAGGGCGACAATGCGGATGGGGCGCCCACCGAGCTGCCTGTCGACGAGGACGGGAACCTCGACCGGCAGGCGCTCGAGGAGCTGCTGGCGGACCTGCTCGCCGATGAGAGCGAGGAGGGGCGCGAGCGGATGGACCGGCTGGTGGCGGACATCGTCGACCGGCTCGGCCGCTACGACGGCTACTCGGGCGAATCCTTCTCCGCGTACCAGGCGATGCGCGGCTTGTCCGGCGACAACATCCTGCGCCGGATGCTCGACGGCATGCTCGGCCCGTCGCAGGACGAGTCCGGCCACCGTCAGGTGCATCGCAACGAGGTGGCGCTGCGGACCGCGCTCGAGCGGATGGACCGGCTGCGCCGGATGGTGCAAGGCGAGACGCGCCGGCGCAGCGCCGAGCGGCTCGGGCGTGACCGCGTGGCGCAGTACGGGGTGCCGCAACTGGCGGAGCAGGTGGACTTCCTGCGGGCCTCGGATGCCGACCTGCAGTCGTTGCGTAAGACGATGGTGCCGTTGGCCCGCGCCCTGGCCACCCGGCTGGCGGCCCGCCGGCGGCGCTCGCGCAGAGGCGAGATCGACGTCCGGCGCACGCTGCGCAAGTCGATGAGCACGGGAGGGGTGCCCATCGACCTCGTGCTGCGCAAGCCGCGGCCCGCGCGTCCCGAGCTGGTGGTGCTGTGCGACGTGTCCGGCTCGGTGGCCGGTTTCAGCCATTTCACGCTGCAGCTGGTGCACACGTTGCGTGAGCAGTTCTCGCGCGTGCGGGTGTTCGCGTTCATCGACACCACCGACGAGGTGAGCGGATTCTTCGAGGCCGGTTCCGACCTGGGCGTCGCGATGTCGCGGATGGTGCGCGAGGCCCGGCTGATCACCTACGACGGGCACTCCGACTACGGCAATGCGCTGGGCGGATTCGCCGAGGAGTACGCTCACGCGCTCACCGACAAGTCGTCACTGCTCATCCTCGGCGACGCCCGCAACAACTACCGGGACCCCAACCTGGCCGCGCTGCAGCGGATGCGTCAGGCCGCGCGGCAGACGCACTGGCTCAACCCCGAACCGGCGGGCCAGTGGGGCACGGGCGATTCGGTCGCCACCGCGTACGGGACCGTCGTGCCGATGTACGAGTGCCGGACCGCCGAGCAGCTGACCGGGGTGATCTCGCGGTTGCTGCCGATCTAG
- a CDS encoding AAA family ATPase, with translation MDRAAPAIKPRFDSVDDVVDRLADTGYLADKATATTVFLADRLGKPLLIEGPAGVGKTELARAVAQTTDSQLVRLQCYEGVDEARALYEWNHAKQILRIQAGESEAWDATRDDVFGEEFLLSRPLLTAIRAEEPTVLLIDETDKADVEIEGLLLEVLADFAITIPELGTITAEARPFTVLTSNATRELSEALKRRCLFLHLDFPDEELERRILLSRVPELPEALAEQLVRTIRVLRDMQLKKVPSVSETIDWGRTLLALGLDTIDDDAVRATLGVILKHRSDQERAAAELRLN, from the coding sequence GTGGATCGCGCAGCACCGGCCATCAAGCCCCGCTTCGACAGTGTCGACGACGTCGTCGACCGCCTGGCCGACACCGGCTACCTGGCGGACAAGGCCACAGCCACGACGGTGTTCCTCGCCGACCGGCTCGGCAAGCCCCTGCTCATCGAGGGACCGGCGGGCGTCGGCAAGACGGAACTGGCCCGTGCCGTCGCACAGACCACCGACTCGCAGCTGGTGCGGCTGCAGTGCTATGAGGGCGTCGACGAGGCCCGGGCGCTCTACGAGTGGAATCACGCCAAGCAGATCCTGCGCATCCAGGCGGGCGAATCGGAGGCCTGGGACGCGACCCGCGACGACGTCTTCGGCGAGGAGTTCCTGCTCTCGCGGCCGCTGCTCACCGCGATCCGTGCCGAGGAGCCGACGGTGCTGCTCATCGACGAGACCGACAAGGCGGACGTCGAGATCGAGGGCCTGCTGCTGGAGGTGCTCGCGGACTTCGCCATCACGATCCCGGAGCTGGGCACCATCACCGCCGAGGCCCGGCCGTTCACGGTGCTCACCAGCAATGCCACCCGTGAGCTCTCCGAGGCGCTCAAGCGGCGCTGCCTGTTCCTGCACCTGGACTTCCCCGACGAGGAGCTGGAGCGCCGTATCCTGCTCAGCCGGGTGCCGGAGCTGCCCGAGGCGCTGGCCGAGCAGCTGGTCCGCACCATCCGCGTGCTGCGGGACATGCAGCTCAAGAAGGTGCCGTCGGTTTCCGAGACGATCGACTGGGGGCGCACGCTGCTGGCGCTGGGCCTGGACACCATCGACGACGACGCGGTGCGCGCCACCCTCGGGGTGATCCTCAAGCACCGCAGCGACCAGGAACGCGCCGCCGCCGAGCTCCGGTTGAACTGA